In a single window of the Centropristis striata isolate RG_2023a ecotype Rhode Island chromosome 18, C.striata_1.0, whole genome shotgun sequence genome:
- the slc24a4b gene encoding sodium/potassium/calcium exchanger 4 isoform X1 — MERDDTDTVSASKKTIIAKIFKVRKRREMLFVQVCFICSVLFVAWGMSALLTKTGHGMLVEGHPNPDHWGRRLMASVSDNETEKNCSDPAVHEFPDDLFTNDERKRGAVLLHIMAALYMFLALAITCDEYFVTSLEKICEKLDLSEDVAGATFMAAGSSAPELFASVIGVFITHGDVGVGTIVGSAVFNILCIIGVCGIFAGQVVMLTWWAVFRDSSYYILSVVALIAFIYDDKIVWWESLILMVMYAGYILVMKFNSSMQNFFMGPKKSKNVANGNAAASSEMEDVKPTKAYSRGSVVMVDEIMNASPSKFRFPEAGLRVMVTSHFGPKTRLRMASRLIITERQKLVQAANGVETQVIDGKVEIENGNVPEDKPSETPENETISPFALPRGIGSRLKWLISWPLLLLLFFTVPNCAKPRWEKFFMLSFILSTVWIAVFSYFMVWMVTIIGYTLGIPDVIMGITFLAAGTSVPDCIASLIVARQGLGDMAVSNTIGSNVFDILVGLGVPWGIQTMCVSYGSEVMINSRGLVYSVVLLLGSVALTVLGIHVNKWRLDVKLGIYVLVLYAIFLCFSVMIEYNVFTFVNLPMCMEE; from the exons ATGGAGCGGGACGACACCGACACCGTGAGCGCGTCCAAAAAGACAATAATCGCCAAGATATTCAAAGTTCGCAAAAGGAGGGAGATGCTTTTCGTTCAGGTGTGCTTTATCTGCAGTGTCCTCTTCGTGGCGTGGGGCATGTCGGCGCTTCTGACCAAGACAG GCCATGGCATGCTGGTGGAGGGACATCCGAACCCTGATCACTGGGGGAGACGGCTAATGGCTTCAGTATCAGACAACGAAACAGAGAAGAACTGTTCAGATCCAG CGGTACACGAGTTCCCCGATGACCTTTTCACCAATGATGAACGTAAGAGGGGGGCCGTTCTGCTCCACATCATGGCG GCCCTCTACATGTTCCTGGCCCTCGCCATAACCTGCGACGAATACTTTGTGACATCGCTGGAGAAGATCTGTGAG AAACTAGATCTGAGTGAAGATGTTGCAGGAGCCACCTTCATGGCAGCTGGCAGCTCTGCTCCAGAGCTTTTTGCATCTGTCATTg GTGTCTTCATCACACACGGTGATGTGGGGGTGGGGACCATCGTCGGCTCAGCGGTCTTCAACATCCTTTGTATCATCGGTGTGTGTGGGATCTTTGctggacag GTGGTGATGTTGACGTGGTGGGCAGTTTTCAGGGATTCCTCCTACTACATCCTGTCTGTTGTGGCTTTAATCGCA ttcatCTACGATGATAAGATAGTTTG GTGGGAGAGCTTGATACTGATGGTCATGTATGCTGGATACATTCTTGTCATGAA ATTCAACTCCAGCATGCAGAACTTTTTCATGGGCCCCAAAAAGAGCAAGAACGTGGCCAATGGTAACGCTGCGGCCAGCAGCGAGATGGAGGACG TCAAGCCCACCAAGGCTTACAGCCGTGGATCGGTGGTGATGGTGGACGAGATCATGAACGCCAGCCCTTCGAAGTTCCGTTTCCCAGAAGCTGGCCTACGTGTCATGGTCACCAGCCATTTTGGACCCAAAACCCGCCTGCGCATGGCGAGTCGCCTCATCATTACAGAG CGCCAGAAGTTGGTCCAAGCTGCTAATGGAGTGGAGACACAAGTGATTGACGGGAAGGTTGAAATCGAGAATGGAAACGTGCCAGAGGACAAACCCAGCGAGACACCGGAAAACGAAACCATCTCACCGTTTGCTCTTCCAA gaggtatTGGCAGCAGGTTAAAGTGGCTGATCTCGTGGCCTCTGCTCCTGCTGCTTTTCTTCACGGTCCCGAACTGTGCCAAGCCCCGCTGGGAGAAGTTCTTCATGCTCTCCTTCATTCTGTCCACCGTCTGGATCGCCGTCTTCTCCTACTTTATGGTCTGGATG GTGACTATAATCGGGTACACTCTGGGAATCCCTGATGTCATCATGGGCATCACTTTCCTGGCAGCAGGCACCAGCGTCCCAGACTGCATAGCCAGTCTAATAGTGGCTCGGCAAG GTTTGGGAGACATGGCGGTGTCCAACACTATTGGCAGTAACGTGTTTGATATTCTCGTGGGACTGGGGGTTCCATGGGGGATTCAGACCATGTGTGTCAGCTACGGATCAGAG GTGATGATTAACAGTCGGGGCCTGGTGTACTCTGTGGTGCTTCTGCTGGGCTCTGTGGCCCTCACG
- the slc24a4b gene encoding sodium/potassium/calcium exchanger 4 isoform X2 — protein sequence MERDDTDTVSASKKTIIAKIFKVRKRREMLFVQVCFICSVLFVAWGMSALLTKTGHGMLVEGHPNPDHWGRRLMASVSDNETEKNCSDPAVHEFPDDLFTNDERKRGAVLLHIMAALYMFLALAITCDEYFVTSLEKICEKLDLSEDVAGATFMAAGSSAPELFASVIGVFITHGDVGVGTIVGSAVFNILCIIGVCGIFAGQVVMLTWWAVFRDSSYYILSVVALIAFIYDDKIVWWESLILMVMYAGYILVMKFNSSMQNFFMGPKKSKNVANGNAAASSEMEDVKPTKAYSRGSVVMVDEIMNASPSKFRFPEAGLRVMVTSHFGPKTRLRMASRLIITEKLVQAANGVETQVIDGKVEIENGNVPEDKPSETPENETISPFALPRGIGSRLKWLISWPLLLLLFFTVPNCAKPRWEKFFMLSFILSTVWIAVFSYFMVWMVTIIGYTLGIPDVIMGITFLAAGTSVPDCIASLIVARQGLGDMAVSNTIGSNVFDILVGLGVPWGIQTMCVSYGSEVMINSRGLVYSVVLLLGSVALTVLGIHVNKWRLDVKLGIYVLVLYAIFLCFSVMIEYNVFTFVNLPMCMEE from the exons ATGGAGCGGGACGACACCGACACCGTGAGCGCGTCCAAAAAGACAATAATCGCCAAGATATTCAAAGTTCGCAAAAGGAGGGAGATGCTTTTCGTTCAGGTGTGCTTTATCTGCAGTGTCCTCTTCGTGGCGTGGGGCATGTCGGCGCTTCTGACCAAGACAG GCCATGGCATGCTGGTGGAGGGACATCCGAACCCTGATCACTGGGGGAGACGGCTAATGGCTTCAGTATCAGACAACGAAACAGAGAAGAACTGTTCAGATCCAG CGGTACACGAGTTCCCCGATGACCTTTTCACCAATGATGAACGTAAGAGGGGGGCCGTTCTGCTCCACATCATGGCG GCCCTCTACATGTTCCTGGCCCTCGCCATAACCTGCGACGAATACTTTGTGACATCGCTGGAGAAGATCTGTGAG AAACTAGATCTGAGTGAAGATGTTGCAGGAGCCACCTTCATGGCAGCTGGCAGCTCTGCTCCAGAGCTTTTTGCATCTGTCATTg GTGTCTTCATCACACACGGTGATGTGGGGGTGGGGACCATCGTCGGCTCAGCGGTCTTCAACATCCTTTGTATCATCGGTGTGTGTGGGATCTTTGctggacag GTGGTGATGTTGACGTGGTGGGCAGTTTTCAGGGATTCCTCCTACTACATCCTGTCTGTTGTGGCTTTAATCGCA ttcatCTACGATGATAAGATAGTTTG GTGGGAGAGCTTGATACTGATGGTCATGTATGCTGGATACATTCTTGTCATGAA ATTCAACTCCAGCATGCAGAACTTTTTCATGGGCCCCAAAAAGAGCAAGAACGTGGCCAATGGTAACGCTGCGGCCAGCAGCGAGATGGAGGACG TCAAGCCCACCAAGGCTTACAGCCGTGGATCGGTGGTGATGGTGGACGAGATCATGAACGCCAGCCCTTCGAAGTTCCGTTTCCCAGAAGCTGGCCTACGTGTCATGGTCACCAGCCATTTTGGACCCAAAACCCGCCTGCGCATGGCGAGTCGCCTCATCATTACAGAG AAGTTGGTCCAAGCTGCTAATGGAGTGGAGACACAAGTGATTGACGGGAAGGTTGAAATCGAGAATGGAAACGTGCCAGAGGACAAACCCAGCGAGACACCGGAAAACGAAACCATCTCACCGTTTGCTCTTCCAA gaggtatTGGCAGCAGGTTAAAGTGGCTGATCTCGTGGCCTCTGCTCCTGCTGCTTTTCTTCACGGTCCCGAACTGTGCCAAGCCCCGCTGGGAGAAGTTCTTCATGCTCTCCTTCATTCTGTCCACCGTCTGGATCGCCGTCTTCTCCTACTTTATGGTCTGGATG GTGACTATAATCGGGTACACTCTGGGAATCCCTGATGTCATCATGGGCATCACTTTCCTGGCAGCAGGCACCAGCGTCCCAGACTGCATAGCCAGTCTAATAGTGGCTCGGCAAG GTTTGGGAGACATGGCGGTGTCCAACACTATTGGCAGTAACGTGTTTGATATTCTCGTGGGACTGGGGGTTCCATGGGGGATTCAGACCATGTGTGTCAGCTACGGATCAGAG GTGATGATTAACAGTCGGGGCCTGGTGTACTCTGTGGTGCTTCTGCTGGGCTCTGTGGCCCTCACG